In the Agromyces flavus genome, TGTCTGGAGCTGGGCGATGCGCACGCTCCGCGCACGGCCGTCATGTCGATGCTCGTCACCGCCGCCGCCCACGCGGCGCTCGGCGACATCCGCACCGCCGACGACCTCTTCGACCGGTCGGTGGCACTCGCTGCGCCGAGCGCCGCCGTTCGACCGTTCGGGATCCTGGCGCCTCACGAGCTCGCAGGGTTGATCGATCGGAGCGCCCACGCCCGGAACGACGATGGAGGCGCCACCTCCTCCAGGGCACTGCTCGACGCGGTCGCGGCCCGGTATCCGACCCGGGATGCATACTCGCCCGAGAGCCTCAGCGCGCGAGAGCGCGTCGTGCTCTCGCGACTGAGCGGTGGCGCCACCCACCATGGCATCGCGTTCGACCTCTCCGTGTCACCCAACACCATCAAGACCCAGGTCCGCAGCATCTACCGCAAGCTCGGCGTCACCACGCGCGACGGCGCGGTCCAGCGTGCGCGACACCTCGGGCTGATCGACTGATCGGCCCCCGAATGGGGGCCTGACGAGGCATTTTCACGAGCCGCTCACCCGCTTCTCACCCCGTGATGACCTTCCCGCTCACCTGTGCACAGGTGCTTGCATCAGTCGTGTACGGCCACCCGGTGCCGTCCGCGTGCGGATCCCGACATCCGCATGCATTCACCGCTCGATGGGGGGACTTGTGAACACGAGGATCCGCGGCGCCACGCGCCGGACGGGACGGCCTGACCGGCCAGACCCCGAAACTGACATCACGACCGCACGACGAAGCTGGCGAACTGCCGCCGCCACGGCGGCGGTCGCCGCGCTCGCGCTCGGTGGCATGACCGCCTTCGCCGCGCCCGCGATGGCTGACGAACCGGCCGACCCGGCCGTCGTCGAGAGTGCACCCGCGGCCGAAGCGGAGGCCGCTGAGCCCGGGACGCCGCCTGCCGAGGAGCAGGCCGCCCCACCGGCCGAGGAACCGGTGGCCGAGGAACCGGTCGAAGAGCCGG is a window encoding:
- a CDS encoding helix-turn-helix transcriptional regulator, with protein sequence MLVTAAAHAALGDIRTADDLFDRSVALAAPSAAVRPFGILAPHELAGLIDRSAHARNDDGGATSSRALLDAVAARYPTRDAYSPESLSARERVVLSRLSGGATHHGIAFDLSVSPNTIKTQVRSIYRKLGVTTRDGAVQRARHLGLID